The Lucilia cuprina isolate Lc7/37 chromosome 5, ASM2204524v1, whole genome shotgun sequence genome includes a window with the following:
- the LOC111681347 gene encoding uncharacterized protein LOC111681347 yields the protein MFKFIVTVIVMATIILPHMVSARPGDLAIDAAENVDVPPEHRAAPPQPPQQHPVQPPYQPRAIFPAAAVPGGPQYPLFFSTPNGFVPFGSIYSAYQPQAIVQNPAFILPQDQPLTLPIVAAV from the exons atgtttaaattt ATTGTCACGGTAATTGTTATGGCGACAATAATCCTGCCACACATGGTGTCCGCCAGACCGGGAGATCTGGCTATAGATGCTGCGGAGAATGTAGATGTACCACCGGAACATCGTGCTGCACCGCCTCAACCACCACAACAACATCCTGTCCAACCGCCTTACCAGCCCAGAGCCATATTTCCAGCTGCTGCAGTACCGGGTGGACCGCAATACCCCCTATTCTTTTCAACTCCAAACGGCTTTGTACCCTTCGGCAGCATTTACAGTGCCTACCAACCACAGGCCATAGTGCAAAATCCTGCGTTTATCTTGCCTCAAGATCAGCCCCTAACATTGCCAATTGTTGCTGCTGTCTAG
- the LOC111681322 gene encoding cuticle protein 16.5, which translates to MFKLFAVCFLALFAVAFGAAKPAFLAAAPVAYGAPLAYTAGVAAVPAAYTAGYVAPYASTYNAYTVAHTAAYPAAYAAAPVVAAAPAVYHAAPVVAAPAARVVAAPAVALLKKKKK; encoded by the coding sequence atgttcaaattattCGCTGTCTGCTTTTTGGCTTTGTTCGCCGTTGCTTTTGGTGCTGCTAAGCCCGCTTTCTTGGCTGCTGCTCCCGTTGCCTATGGTGCTCCTTTGGCTTATACTGCCGGTGTTGCTGCTGTTCCTGCCGCTTATACTGCTGGTTATGTTGCTCCCTATGCTAGCACCTACAATGCCTACACTGTTGCCCATACCGCTGCCTACCCTGCTGCTTATGCTGCCGCCCCCGTAGTTGCTGCTGCTCCAGCTGTCTATCATGCTGCTCCTGTTGTAGCCGCTCCTGCTGCTCGCGTTGTTGCTGCTCCAGCTGTTGCTTTgttgaagaagaagaagaagtaa
- the LOC111681356 gene encoding larval cuticle protein F1 isoform X2: protein MFKLSVFIALFALVCSAYAKPAVLAAAPVVAAAPAGVVTATSSQYVARNYNGVATAPVVAPVAAAYTAPVAAAYTAPVAAAYTAPVAAAYTAPVAAAYAAPYASYYPYSAAAYTTVF, encoded by the exons atgttcaaattg TCCGTCTTCATTGCCTTGTTCGCTTTGGTGTGCTCCGCCTATGCCAAACCCGCTGTTCTCGCTGCTGCCCCCGTTGTAGCTGCTGCTCCTGCAGGTGTTGTTACCGCTACTAGCTCTCAATATGTTGCCCGTAACTATAATGGTGTTGCTACTGCCCCCGTTGTAGCTCCCGTTGCTGCTGCCTACACCGCCCCTGTTGCTGCTGCCTACACCGCCCCTGTTGCCGCTGCCTACACCGCTCCCGTAGCTGCTGCTTACACCGCCCCCGTAGCTGCCGCTTATGCTGCTCCTTATGCTTCTTACTATCCTTACTCTGCCGCTGCCTACACCACTGTCTTCTAA
- the LOC111681346 gene encoding uncharacterized protein LOC111681346, with amino-acid sequence MFKFFLVCLFAIFACAMATPAVVAAPYAYSAYSAYSPYTAYSAPVAATYGAYPYTAGYSAYPYAAAAYVR; translated from the exons atgttcaaattc TTCCTTGTCTGCTTGTTTGCCATCTTCGCCTGCGCCATGGCTACTCCTGCCGTTGTTGCTGCTCCCTACGCCTACTCTGCCTATTCCGCTTACTCTCCCTACACCGCCTACTCTGCTCCCGTTGCTGCTACTTATGGTGCTTATCCTTACACCGCTGGCTACTCTGCCTATCCTTATGCTGCCGCTGCTTATGTACGTTAA